In Balaenoptera acutorostrata chromosome 12, mBalAcu1.1, whole genome shotgun sequence, a single window of DNA contains:
- the KRCC1 gene encoding lysine-rich coiled-coil protein 1 isoform X1: MRESLVNLMKHSKKTSDSFQDELEDYIKVQKARGLEPKTCFRKRREDYLETCGYKEEIDSRPKCRMFEQRLPYEPVQTYRRSCNISQAVEKRLPQWLPAHDSRLRLDSLSYCQFTRDCFSGKPVALNFSQQEYSCSSYSVESGVYRHLSLENSTSAHQASYKQIHQKRKRHPEEGREKPEEERPKHKRKKAYEEIDLDKHKSIRRNKTEVETVRVSTKKLKNRKDKKSRDVASKKEERKHRKEKKEQGKERTEEEMLWDQSILGF, encoded by the coding sequence AGAATCCCTTGTCAACCTAATGAAGCATTCAAAGAAGACATCTGACTCTTTTCAAGATGAACTTGAAGATTATATCAAAGTGCAGAAAGCCAGAGGCTTAGAGCCAAAGACTTGtttcagaaagaggagagaggattATTTGGAAACCTGTGGATACAAAGAAGAGATTGATTCTAGACCCAAGTGTAGAATGTTTGAACAAAGACTCCCTTATGAACCCGTCCAGACCTACCGAAGATCATGCAATATTTCACAAGCAGTGGAGAAGCGGTTACCTCAGTGGCTACCAGCTCATGACAGCAGGCTGAGACTAGACTCCCTGAGCTACTGTCAATTCACCAGGGATTGTTTCTCAGGAAAACCAGTAGCCCTGAACTTTAGTCAACAAGAGTATAGCTGTAGCTCATACAGTGTAGAATCTGGAGTTTACAGGCACCTCTCCTTAGAAAACAGTACCAGTGCCCATCAAGCTAGTTATAAACAGATAcaccagaagagaaaaagacaccCAGAGGAAGGCCGGGAAAAACCAGAAGAGGAGCGGCCCAAGCATAAGAGGAAGAAAGCTTATGAGGAGATAGATTTAGACAAACACAAGAGCATCCGAAGAAACAAAACAGAGGTGGAAACAGTCAGAGTCAGTACAAAAAAGCTTAAGAACCGGAAGGACAAAAAAAGCCGAGATGTAGCCTCTAAGAAAGAGGAACGTAagcataggaaagagaaaaaggaacaagggAAAGAAAGGACAGAAGAGGAGATGCTTTGGGACCAGTCTATCCTTGGATTTTGA
- the KRCC1 gene encoding lysine-rich coiled-coil protein 1 isoform X2 codes for MKHSKKTSDSFQDELEDYIKVQKARGLEPKTCFRKRREDYLETCGYKEEIDSRPKCRMFEQRLPYEPVQTYRRSCNISQAVEKRLPQWLPAHDSRLRLDSLSYCQFTRDCFSGKPVALNFSQQEYSCSSYSVESGVYRHLSLENSTSAHQASYKQIHQKRKRHPEEGREKPEEERPKHKRKKAYEEIDLDKHKSIRRNKTEVETVRVSTKKLKNRKDKKSRDVASKKEERKHRKEKKEQGKERTEEEMLWDQSILGF; via the coding sequence ATGAAGCATTCAAAGAAGACATCTGACTCTTTTCAAGATGAACTTGAAGATTATATCAAAGTGCAGAAAGCCAGAGGCTTAGAGCCAAAGACTTGtttcagaaagaggagagaggattATTTGGAAACCTGTGGATACAAAGAAGAGATTGATTCTAGACCCAAGTGTAGAATGTTTGAACAAAGACTCCCTTATGAACCCGTCCAGACCTACCGAAGATCATGCAATATTTCACAAGCAGTGGAGAAGCGGTTACCTCAGTGGCTACCAGCTCATGACAGCAGGCTGAGACTAGACTCCCTGAGCTACTGTCAATTCACCAGGGATTGTTTCTCAGGAAAACCAGTAGCCCTGAACTTTAGTCAACAAGAGTATAGCTGTAGCTCATACAGTGTAGAATCTGGAGTTTACAGGCACCTCTCCTTAGAAAACAGTACCAGTGCCCATCAAGCTAGTTATAAACAGATAcaccagaagagaaaaagacaccCAGAGGAAGGCCGGGAAAAACCAGAAGAGGAGCGGCCCAAGCATAAGAGGAAGAAAGCTTATGAGGAGATAGATTTAGACAAACACAAGAGCATCCGAAGAAACAAAACAGAGGTGGAAACAGTCAGAGTCAGTACAAAAAAGCTTAAGAACCGGAAGGACAAAAAAAGCCGAGATGTAGCCTCTAAGAAAGAGGAACGTAagcataggaaagagaaaaaggaacaagggAAAGAAAGGACAGAAGAGGAGATGCTTTGGGACCAGTCTATCCTTGGATTTTGA